A portion of the Candidatus Ruthia endofausta genome contains these proteins:
- a CDS encoding RNA methyltransferase, translating into MKKETDYTFDNVRVVMVNTTEPGNIGAAARAMKNMSLSCLYLVNPKGYPSATATARASGADDVLSNAVVCESLKEALKGVHLVIGASARQRNIKWRQIDVVDTCSEIQKTIIVDSQKVAVIFGTERAGLTNEELDLCQILMTIPGNRDYFSLNVASAIQVFAYQNYVYNTTTEFEKSANKLANFNELESFYTHLTQVLEHIEYFEDKRPKTLLMRRLRRFFTRAAPEKEEVAIFRGILRNIKPFKKP; encoded by the coding sequence ATGAAAAAAGAAACAGATTATACCTTTGATAACGTACGTGTGGTTATGGTTAATACCACTGAGCCTGGCAATATTGGCGCAGCAGCCCGTGCGATGAAAAATATGAGCCTCTCTTGTTTGTATTTGGTCAATCCGAAAGGTTATCCATCGGCCACCGCCACCGCTAGAGCTAGTGGTGCAGATGACGTACTGTCAAACGCTGTGGTTTGTGAGTCTTTGAAAGAGGCTTTGAAGGGCGTGCATTTGGTGATTGGCGCTAGTGCACGTCAGCGTAATATCAAATGGCGGCAAATAGATGTTGTGGATACTTGCAGTGAAATTCAAAAAACCATTATAGTTGACAGCCAAAAGGTTGCGGTAATATTTGGCACGGAAAGAGCGGGCTTGACTAATGAGGAATTAGACTTGTGTCAAATACTCATGACTATTCCTGGTAATAGAGATTATTTTTCTTTAAATGTTGCATCGGCCATTCAGGTATTTGCCTATCAAAATTACGTTTACAACACCACAACTGAATTTGAAAAAAGTGCTAATAAATTAGCCAACTTTAATGAATTAGAAAGTTTTTACACACACCTTACTCAAGTGCTAGAGCACATTGAATATTTTGAAGACAAGCGTCCCAAGACTTTGCTAATGCGTCGCTTGCGACGTTTTTTTACCAGAGCAGCGCCTGAAAAAGAAGAAGTGGCAATTTTTAGAGGCATTCTTAGGAACATTAAGCCCTTTAAAAAACCATAA